The following coding sequences are from one SAR86 cluster bacterium window:
- a CDS encoding phosphomannomutase/phosphoglucomutase — protein sequence MKVNSEVFRAYDIRGIVDEELTPKLVENIGKAIGSEVLGRNAKDIYIGRDGRLSGKEISDYLIQGILKTGCNVIDIGMVHTPLLYFATFKGNTVNGVMVTGSHNPKNYNGFKIVLDRSSLKEKEILLLKKRIEEDNFLTGKGKLSNQSFDQKYIQELNEKIILRKKLKVVLDCGNGAGSVLGPTIFKKFSDELIELFCEVDGSFPNHHPDPSDPENLSDLIKAVKLHKADIGIALDGDGDRLGVVDSDGEIIYPDRYLSLMSKDILEKYKESKIVFDVKCSNQLKRTIEKHKGVPIMTKTGHSFIKSEIKKNNAALGGEMSGHIFYNEDWYGFDDGIFSGLKLLEILSNQQKTTHEIFNEFPNMFNTPEIKISTDDKYKFEVINELKSNFKPEGFNAITIDGLRLEGPRSWGLIRASNTTPSLVLRFEAETNKELKSIKELFQKELFKINSGLKF from the coding sequence ATGAAAGTGAATTCTGAAGTATTTAGAGCTTATGATATTAGAGGTATCGTCGATGAAGAATTGACGCCAAAGCTTGTTGAAAATATAGGTAAAGCTATCGGAAGCGAAGTATTAGGAAGAAATGCTAAAGATATCTATATCGGAAGAGATGGCAGACTTTCAGGAAAAGAAATCAGCGATTATTTAATTCAAGGCATCTTAAAAACAGGATGCAATGTGATTGATATTGGAATGGTTCACACCCCGCTTTTGTATTTTGCAACTTTTAAAGGTAATACCGTAAATGGTGTCATGGTAACTGGAAGCCATAATCCTAAAAACTATAACGGGTTTAAAATTGTCTTGGATAGAAGCTCTCTCAAAGAGAAAGAAATTCTTTTGTTAAAAAAAAGAATTGAAGAAGATAATTTTTTAACGGGCAAAGGAAAATTATCGAATCAATCCTTCGATCAAAAATACATCCAAGAGCTGAATGAAAAAATTATCTTAAGGAAAAAATTAAAAGTAGTTTTAGATTGCGGAAATGGGGCGGGATCAGTTTTAGGTCCAACTATATTTAAAAAATTTTCTGATGAACTTATAGAATTATTTTGTGAAGTTGATGGAAGTTTTCCCAATCACCATCCCGATCCAAGTGACCCTGAAAATTTATCGGACCTAATTAAAGCTGTTAAATTGCATAAAGCAGATATTGGCATCGCTCTTGATGGAGATGGTGACAGACTCGGTGTTGTTGATAGTGATGGTGAAATTATCTACCCTGATCGCTATCTCTCTTTAATGTCAAAAGATATCTTGGAAAAATATAAAGAATCAAAAATTGTGTTTGACGTTAAGTGTTCCAATCAACTCAAACGAACAATTGAGAAACATAAAGGCGTCCCAATCATGACAAAAACCGGTCACTCCTTTATTAAGTCCGAAATAAAAAAAAATAATGCCGCTTTAGGAGGGGAAATGAGTGGGCATATTTTTTATAATGAAGATTGGTATGGTTTTGATGATGGAATTTTTTCAGGCTTAAAACTTTTAGAAATTCTATCTAATCAACAGAAAACAACTCATGAAATTTTCAATGAATTTCCAAATATGTTCAATACTCCTGAAATTAAAATTTCTACCGATGACAAATATAAATTTGAAGTGATAAATGAATTAAAAAGTAATTTTAAACCCGAAGGATTCAACGCAATTACTATTGATGGTTTGCGACTTGAAGGTCCTAGATCATGGGGATTAATACGAGCTTCAAACACAACTCCAAGCTTGGTGCTTAGGTTTGAAGCTGAGACAAATAAGGAGCTAAAATCGATAAAAGAACTTTTTCAAAAAGAGTTGTTCAAAATCAATAGTGGACTTAAATTTTGA
- the aroB gene encoding 3-dehydroquinate synthase has protein sequence MNKSIQVKTASSNYELVINQALIKNYNFKWLVEGKQVLIIKDSNVPKEFLDDLKTNLSKSNPSKLISIKIKTNEKNKSLEGLQPIFEVLNEEKFNRDCVLISLGGGITTDMVGFAASTYLRGVNLIQIPSTLLAQVDAAIGGKTGINFQGAKNNIGAFYQPNLVLIDIDLLSSLGEVEIAEGMAEIIKHSLIANKSLFEELEKKIINKIAGDKESLIQIIYESSLIKSSIVSNDEKELGDRALLNFGHTYGHAFESAMALEGFSHGQAVGLGMVCASNLSFLMKKISKNEFDRIKKLIKSAGLPTKLPKNFKYSDFREAMSRDKKILSNKLRFIILNSVGRAEISNEVDENLLKESLKI, from the coding sequence ATGAATAAATCAATCCAAGTTAAAACTGCATCTTCAAATTATGAGCTCGTTATAAATCAGGCTCTTATTAAAAACTATAATTTCAAGTGGCTCGTTGAGGGTAAACAAGTTCTGATTATAAAAGACTCAAACGTTCCAAAAGAATTTCTAGATGACTTAAAAACAAACTTATCAAAATCTAATCCAAGTAAGCTAATTTCGATTAAAATTAAGACCAATGAAAAAAATAAAAGTTTAGAGGGTCTTCAACCGATCTTTGAAGTCTTAAACGAAGAAAAGTTTAATAGAGACTGTGTTTTAATTTCTTTAGGTGGTGGAATAACGACAGACATGGTTGGCTTTGCAGCCTCAACTTATTTAAGGGGCGTGAATCTTATTCAAATTCCTTCTACTCTGCTGGCTCAAGTAGACGCTGCAATAGGAGGAAAAACGGGGATTAATTTTCAAGGTGCTAAAAATAATATTGGAGCTTTTTATCAACCCAATCTAGTACTAATAGATATTGACCTTTTATCAAGTCTTGGAGAAGTTGAAATAGCAGAGGGAATGGCAGAAATTATCAAACATTCGCTTATCGCTAATAAATCTCTGTTTGAAGAGTTAGAGAAAAAAATTATAAATAAAATTGCTGGTGATAAAGAAAGTTTGATTCAAATAATTTATGAGTCTTCATTAATCAAATCCTCAATAGTATCAAATGATGAAAAAGAACTTGGCGACCGCGCCCTTTTAAATTTTGGACATACTTATGGTCATGCGTTTGAGTCAGCTATGGCGTTAGAAGGGTTTTCCCACGGGCAAGCTGTCGGATTGGGTATGGTTTGTGCTTCTAATTTGTCTTTCTTAATGAAAAAAATCTCTAAAAATGAGTTCGATCGCATTAAAAAACTTATAAAATCAGCTGGATTGCCAACTAAGCTACCAAAAAATTTTAAATATAGCGACTTTAGAGAGGCAATGAGTAGAGATAAAAAAATTCTTTCAAATAAATTAAGGTTTATTATCTTAAATTCTGTTGGAAGAGCTGAAATTTCGAACGAAGTTGACGAAAATCTTCTCAAGGAAAGCTTAAAGATATAA
- a CDS encoding prenyltransferase yields the protein MKDKQSLTYLGEYIAKCQNRLGAIAWEPNGKVDPWDHVESIMALNLLDFKEEALKGFDWLISSQEQDGSWYSEYQGEKITNLNKETNFCAYISSGALHHFLNFKELSFLEKIWPTLKKSIEFVISGQTDEGDILWAKDDNEEWMDDSLLTGCASIFKSLNDFNKIAKTLGYEEFILKEEIKNLKDSIINKSERFDRTWESKARYSMDWYYPVLCGIHNKQDSKKIINERWDEFVVPGLGCKCVSEEPWVTVAESCELILALNKIDEKKTALEIFENISKLIDQKDKLFWTGYVYKDDKFWPIEKPSWTAAAVVLAANSLFEFNSTSNFF from the coding sequence TTGAAAGACAAGCAATCATTAACCTATTTAGGTGAGTACATTGCAAAATGTCAAAATAGGCTCGGTGCAATAGCTTGGGAGCCTAACGGAAAAGTAGATCCCTGGGATCATGTTGAGTCTATAATGGCTTTAAATTTACTAGATTTCAAAGAAGAAGCTTTAAAAGGTTTCGATTGGCTTATATCTTCGCAAGAGCAAGATGGTTCTTGGTATTCAGAATATCAAGGCGAGAAAATAACAAATTTAAATAAAGAAACAAATTTTTGTGCTTATATTTCATCTGGAGCCCTTCATCACTTTTTAAATTTTAAAGAGCTAAGTTTTTTAGAAAAAATTTGGCCAACTCTAAAAAAATCAATTGAGTTCGTTATATCGGGTCAAACTGATGAAGGAGACATTTTGTGGGCAAAAGACGATAACGAAGAGTGGATGGATGATTCTTTGTTAACGGGTTGTGCTTCAATATTCAAAAGCTTAAATGATTTTAACAAGATTGCAAAAACTCTCGGCTATGAAGAATTTATCCTAAAAGAAGAAATAAAAAATTTAAAAGATTCAATTATTAACAAATCAGAAAGATTCGACAGAACTTGGGAGAGTAAGGCTCGTTATAGCATGGACTGGTATTACCCTGTTCTTTGCGGCATACATAATAAACAAGACTCAAAAAAAATCATTAACGAAAGATGGGATGAATTTGTTGTGCCTGGTTTAGGGTGCAAATGTGTTTCTGAAGAACCTTGGGTAACGGTTGCAGAATCATGTGAGTTGATTTTGGCTTTAAATAAAATAGATGAAAAAAAAACGGCTTTAGAGATATTTGAAAATATTTCTAAACTAATTGATCAAAAAGATAAACTTTTTTGGACAGGATATGTTTATAAAGATGACAAGTTTTGGCCAATCGAAAAGCCAAGTTGGACGGCAGCTGCAGTTGTGCTTGCAGCTAATTCACTTTTTGAATTCAATTCAACTTCAAATTTTTTTTAA
- a CDS encoding PBP1A family penicillin-binding protein, with protein sequence MLPIQFGLGLFIYLSHDLPSTADVRKVELQIPLKIFTSDGKLIGEYGEIHRTKLSFDQIPENIVNAFLAAEDSDFFSHSGVDFLSLLRATYQFVKEGEIISGGGTITMQVARNYVLTKEQTFERKLKEIFMAFKLDLSFTKEEIFELYVNQIFLGNRAYGIAAASEIYYGKDLSDLSIAQSAMIASLPKAPSRINPIANPERALLRRNWVLSRMESLGFIQEKVFEEAFNEPISASFYGIGSEVEADYLSEQIRRYMIENYGLSSYKEGYKVYSTISSSKQSAAVNSLRRGIEEYEFRHGFRKPNNFKELIPKEFNQRSDLFYRIGYDPRNFKDSFGLKKDLLNPLDDLLDFLSDQPRFNSFDPVLILSVDSSKISVLKRNSEIETIYLNNLSSNIRPRIDENKKGKNLTSFSSFFETGDLIWFKEISEKTFELAMHPEVQSALVSIDPNSGKILALVGGYNFDSSKFNRAFQAKPQLGSNFKPFLYAAAFENGYSPATVINDAPIVFEDQNLEEFWRPKNASGKFYGPTRLREALLQSRNVVSVRLLNDLGISKAKNYLTRFGFERDSLPEDLSMALGSYGISPYKNAEFFSIFANGGKKIKPFFIERIIDKNGKELILENEDVSKASIARWYGKQIPKEETYAIDPRVSFLVNDILREATQRGTGKAIKKLERDDFAGKTGTTNDSESAWFTGFNNKILTTVWFGYDQPRSLGRNEYGSTTALPIWLNFMEEIIDTIEYSIPSVPSNLIAKKINPSTGKEANSLDDNARFEYFFD encoded by the coding sequence TTGCTACCAATTCAATTTGGTCTGGGCCTATTCATTTATTTATCGCACGATCTCCCTTCGACTGCAGACGTTAGGAAAGTCGAATTACAAATTCCTTTAAAAATATTTACATCTGATGGAAAGCTAATTGGAGAATATGGAGAAATACATCGTACAAAATTATCTTTCGATCAAATACCTGAAAATATAGTCAACGCTTTTTTAGCGGCAGAGGACAGCGACTTTTTTTCTCACAGCGGTGTGGATTTTCTTAGCTTGTTAAGAGCAACCTATCAATTTGTGAAAGAAGGAGAAATTATTAGCGGTGGGGGAACCATTACTATGCAAGTAGCAAGAAACTATGTGCTTACAAAAGAACAGACCTTTGAAAGAAAGTTAAAGGAAATTTTTATGGCTTTTAAATTGGACTTATCTTTTACAAAAGAAGAAATTTTTGAGCTCTACGTAAATCAAATATTTTTAGGAAACCGTGCCTACGGCATAGCAGCCGCTTCTGAAATTTACTACGGCAAGGACCTTAGCGATTTGTCAATTGCACAATCAGCTATGATAGCCAGTCTTCCAAAAGCCCCGTCCAGAATTAACCCTATCGCAAATCCTGAAAGAGCTCTACTAAGAAGAAATTGGGTTTTAAGTAGAATGGAATCATTAGGGTTCATTCAAGAAAAAGTTTTTGAGGAAGCTTTTAATGAGCCGATTTCTGCATCGTTTTATGGAATAGGTTCTGAAGTTGAGGCAGATTATTTGTCTGAACAAATTAGAAGATACATGATTGAAAACTATGGGCTTTCATCATACAAGGAAGGATACAAAGTTTATTCTACAATCAGCTCTTCGAAACAATCGGCCGCGGTAAATTCTCTACGCAGGGGTATTGAAGAATACGAATTCAGGCATGGGTTTAGGAAACCTAATAATTTTAAGGAACTTATTCCTAAAGAGTTCAATCAAAGAAGTGATCTCTTTTATAGAATTGGCTACGACCCAAGAAATTTTAAGGACTCCTTTGGCCTTAAAAAGGATCTTCTTAACCCTTTGGACGATTTGCTCGACTTTCTGTCAGATCAGCCAAGATTTAATTCATTTGATCCTGTTTTAATTCTGTCGGTTGATTCATCAAAAATTTCAGTACTAAAAAGGAATTCAGAAATTGAAACAATTTATCTGAATAATCTAAGTTCAAATATTAGACCTAGAATTGATGAGAATAAAAAAGGTAAAAACTTGACGAGTTTCTCAAGTTTTTTTGAAACAGGAGACTTAATTTGGTTCAAAGAAATTTCGGAAAAGACATTTGAGTTAGCCATGCATCCAGAGGTTCAAAGCGCACTTGTGAGCATCGATCCAAATTCCGGGAAAATTTTGGCTTTAGTTGGCGGTTATAATTTTGATTCAAGTAAATTTAATAGAGCCTTTCAGGCAAAACCTCAACTTGGGTCAAATTTTAAACCTTTTTTATATGCAGCAGCTTTCGAGAATGGTTACAGCCCGGCGACAGTTATTAATGATGCTCCAATAGTTTTTGAGGATCAAAATTTAGAAGAATTTTGGAGGCCCAAAAATGCGAGCGGGAAATTTTATGGACCCACTAGACTGAGAGAAGCGCTTTTGCAGTCAAGAAATGTGGTCTCAGTAAGGCTTCTCAATGACTTAGGAATTTCAAAAGCAAAAAACTATTTAACTAGGTTTGGTTTTGAAAGAGACAGTTTGCCTGAAGACCTATCAATGGCTCTAGGATCCTATGGAATAAGTCCTTACAAGAATGCCGAATTTTTTTCAATTTTTGCAAATGGTGGAAAAAAAATAAAACCCTTTTTTATTGAAAGAATAATTGATAAAAATGGAAAAGAATTAATTCTAGAAAATGAAGATGTTTCTAAAGCTTCTATTGCTAGATGGTATGGAAAACAAATTCCTAAAGAAGAGACTTATGCAATCGATCCAAGAGTTTCTTTTTTAGTTAATGATATTCTTCGTGAAGCAACTCAAAGAGGTACTGGAAAAGCTATCAAAAAACTAGAGAGGGATGACTTCGCAGGAAAAACAGGTACCACAAACGATTCTGAAAGTGCTTGGTTCACTGGGTTCAATAATAAGATTTTAACAACTGTTTGGTTTGGATACGATCAGCCTCGATCTCTTGGAAGAAACGAATATGGCAGTACAACCGCTCTGCCAATTTGGCTTAACTTTATGGAGGAAATAATTGATACGATTGAATACTCGATTCCATCTGTTCCTTCAAATTTAATTGCTAAAAAAATAAATCCTTCGACGGGCAAGGAAGCTAATTCTTTGGACGATAATGCCAGATTCGAATATTTTTTCGATTAA
- a CDS encoding shikimate kinase: MKIFLIGPMGSGKSKIGKILSSELNKDLFDLDKEIEKDFNLSIKKIFEINGEAYFRSIETEYLKKSLELKNCIVSTGGGIVESEENLNILKNEKYVIFLNSKVDSQFKNTKGSDKRPLLNSSNPKEILQKLYDKRINKYKKIAKMEFFSDSMSNEELANKIVSIFNE, translated from the coding sequence ATGAAAATATTTCTAATTGGCCCGATGGGATCTGGTAAATCAAAAATAGGAAAAATTTTAAGTTCTGAGTTAAATAAAGATCTATTTGACTTGGACAAGGAAATTGAAAAAGATTTTAACTTGTCTATAAAGAAAATCTTTGAAATTAATGGTGAAGCTTACTTCAGAAGTATAGAGACAGAGTATTTAAAGAAATCTTTAGAATTAAAAAATTGTATTGTTTCCACAGGAGGGGGGATAGTAGAAAGTGAAGAGAATCTTAATATACTTAAGAACGAAAAATATGTGATCTTTTTAAACAGTAAAGTTGATAGCCAATTCAAGAACACTAAAGGTTCAGATAAAAGACCTTTGCTTAATTCATCTAATCCAAAAGAAATTCTTCAAAAACTTTATGACAAGAGAATTAATAAATATAAAAAGATAGCGAAAATGGAATTTTTTTCAGATTCAATGTCTAATGAAGAGTTGGCTAATAAAATAGTCAGTATTTTTAATGAATAA
- the argB gene encoding acetylglutamate kinase, translated as MDLNFELNMSILRKNAINTSKVLTEALPFIQKFSGKNIVIKYGGSAMQNSFLRKSFSRDIVLMKAVGINPVIVHGGGPQIGKALKNKKINYEFHEGLRVTSQEMIKIIQITLDNEINKDIKNLIDSWGGFGKSFAGKKLNFISAEKQKNKKLGEVGSVKKIDKSKLLEVLSSKQIPIISPIGWSRKKTPLNINADDVACFVAASIKAEKIILLTDVHGINNSNGKKISEISLKESKKLLRNKKIISGGMVPKLKAAIEALNNGVNYAHIVDGRVPHAVLLEILTQKGVGTLINR; from the coding sequence GTGGACTTAAATTTTGAATTAAACATGAGTATTTTAAGAAAAAACGCGATCAATACATCTAAAGTTCTGACTGAGGCCTTACCATTTATTCAAAAATTCTCTGGAAAAAATATTGTGATCAAATATGGTGGAAGCGCAATGCAAAACAGTTTTTTAAGAAAAAGTTTTTCAAGAGATATAGTTTTAATGAAAGCCGTTGGCATTAATCCTGTAATTGTCCATGGAGGGGGACCTCAAATAGGAAAGGCATTAAAAAATAAGAAAATTAATTACGAATTCCATGAAGGCTTAAGAGTTACTTCTCAAGAAATGATAAAAATAATCCAAATTACTTTAGATAATGAAATCAATAAGGACATAAAGAATCTTATTGATTCTTGGGGAGGATTTGGAAAATCATTTGCTGGTAAGAAATTAAACTTTATTTCTGCAGAAAAACAAAAAAATAAAAAACTTGGCGAGGTAGGAAGCGTTAAGAAGATAGATAAATCCAAACTCCTAGAAGTCTTATCCAGTAAACAAATTCCAATAATTTCGCCTATAGGATGGAGTAGAAAAAAAACACCGCTCAATATTAATGCAGACGACGTTGCATGCTTTGTTGCCGCATCAATAAAAGCAGAAAAAATTATTCTTCTGACTGATGTCCATGGCATCAATAATTCAAATGGTAAAAAAATTTCCGAAATAAGTTTAAAAGAATCAAAAAAATTGCTGAGAAATAAAAAAATAATTAGCGGAGGGATGGTCCCAAAGTTAAAAGCCGCAATAGAAGCATTAAACAATGGGGTAAATTATGCGCACATAGTTGATGGGAGAGTTCCTCATGCTGTATTGTTGGAGATATTAACTCAGAAAGGTGTTGGCACTTTAATAAATAGATAG
- a CDS encoding glycosyltransferase family 4 protein, with the protein MSNLKVALLSYRSNPFSGGQGIYVKYLSRSLVKLGHEVTVFSGPPYPDLDSRVKLVKVPSLDLYSKKNKFSEVSIKELRNLLNFYEWISINSGGFSEPYTFGKRIKKLLKNKLNEFDVIHDNQSLCYELLYFQKKIPLVTTIHHPISKDLKYELKSIKSIFLKLLKIRWHSFLWMQTFVAKRLKNIIAVSSSSKKDIHEDFKVDLNRISVILNGIDNEIFFPQNDKTVTKRIVTTASADVPLKGLDFLLDAFSNLSKQYSDLELHVIGGKKEGGHTHRKIMELNIEKKVFFNNDLTFDEVRDVYCSADLVVIPSLYEGFGFAVGEAMACNKAVVTTDGGAIPEVIGDCGIVVNTEDSLQLEEGIKKLFKDEVLKSKLADKGYERAVRFLNWDIVASEVTKVYEESIKSFKK; encoded by the coding sequence ATGTCTAATTTGAAAGTAGCTTTGCTTAGTTACAGAAGTAATCCTTTTTCTGGAGGACAAGGAATTTATGTCAAATATTTAAGCAGGTCCCTTGTAAAGCTTGGGCATGAGGTGACTGTATTTTCAGGCCCTCCTTATCCAGATTTAGATTCAAGAGTTAAGTTAGTAAAGGTGCCAAGCCTTGATTTATACAGTAAAAAAAATAAATTCTCAGAAGTCTCAATAAAAGAATTGAGAAATCTTCTTAATTTTTATGAATGGATCAGTATTAACTCTGGAGGATTTTCTGAACCTTACACATTCGGAAAGAGAATAAAAAAACTTCTGAAGAATAAATTAAATGAATTTGATGTGATTCATGACAATCAAAGCTTATGTTACGAACTTTTATATTTTCAAAAAAAAATTCCTTTGGTCACGACTATTCACCATCCAATTTCTAAGGATCTTAAATATGAATTAAAAAGTATTAAATCTATTTTCTTAAAACTTTTAAAAATTAGATGGCATTCATTTTTATGGATGCAGACTTTTGTTGCGAAACGCTTAAAGAATATTATTGCAGTTTCGTCTTCTTCAAAGAAAGATATACATGAAGATTTTAAGGTAGATTTGAATAGAATTTCGGTCATTCTTAATGGCATAGATAACGAAATTTTTTTTCCTCAAAACGATAAGACTGTAACTAAGAGAATTGTTACGACAGCGAGTGCTGACGTTCCTTTAAAAGGTTTAGATTTTCTCTTGGATGCTTTTTCAAATTTATCTAAACAATATTCAGATCTTGAGCTTCATGTTATTGGAGGTAAGAAAGAAGGCGGCCACACCCACAGGAAAATAATGGAATTAAATATAGAAAAAAAAGTTTTTTTTAATAATGATTTAACCTTTGATGAAGTAAGAGATGTCTATTGTTCTGCGGATTTAGTTGTCATTCCCTCTCTCTACGAAGGATTTGGATTTGCAGTAGGCGAAGCCATGGCATGTAATAAAGCAGTTGTTACAACAGATGGAGGAGCTATTCCTGAAGTAATTGGGGATTGTGGGATTGTCGTGAATACAGAAGATTCATTGCAACTAGAAGAAGGAATTAAAAAATTATTTAAAGATGAAGTGTTAAAATCTAAATTAGCAGACAAAGGTTACGAAAGGGCGGTTAGATTTCTAAATTGGGATATTGTTGCTTCCGAAGTTACTAAAGTGTACGAAGAGTCAATTAAATCTTTTAAAAAGTAA
- the slmA gene encoding nucleoid occlusion factor SlmA: MAEDKVSRKTQIMQTLARMLEEKEPVKITTAELARRTEITEAAIYRHFPSKRKIYEEMVIFFESNIFPRIESIRSNHPSEEVPGLIVSLILSFCETNKGFAKILNKQALTAAEAKIDDKISLIFERLNVEIKQSFQSYERETKKKLKINSSSSADLLMSCMEGQIQAFTRSNFKKNSLTDWQAHWNLLKDSIFV; the protein is encoded by the coding sequence ATGGCTGAAGATAAAGTTTCCAGAAAAACTCAAATCATGCAAACTCTTGCCCGAATGCTCGAGGAAAAAGAACCAGTTAAAATCACTACTGCCGAATTAGCCAGAAGGACTGAAATTACAGAAGCTGCAATTTACAGGCATTTCCCTAGCAAAAGAAAAATTTATGAAGAAATGGTTATTTTTTTTGAATCCAATATTTTTCCAAGAATAGAAAGCATCCGTTCAAATCATCCCTCCGAAGAAGTACCTGGTCTAATAGTTTCTCTAATTCTTTCATTTTGTGAAACAAATAAAGGTTTTGCAAAAATTTTAAACAAGCAAGCTCTTACAGCGGCTGAAGCAAAAATAGACGATAAAATTTCTCTAATTTTTGAACGTTTAAATGTAGAAATAAAACAATCTTTCCAATCTTATGAAAGAGAAACAAAAAAGAAACTTAAAATTAATTCTTCTAGTTCTGCTGATTTATTGATGTCCTGCATGGAAGGGCAAATTCAAGCATTTACTCGAAGCAACTTTAAAAAAAATTCTCTTACCGACTGGCAAGCACACTGGAACTTGCTTAAAGATTCTATTTTTGTTTAA
- a CDS encoding branched-chain amino acid transaminase, whose translation MTDFETKDGFIWMDGEFVEWAEAKIHVLTHTLHYGLGVFEGVRAYLTDEGTKIFRLEDHTNRLFESAQAVNMQIPFSKSEINNAQKEIFIKNNLKEGYIRPMCFYGPQGMGLRADNLKTHCIVAAWEWPSYMSPEAFEEGIKIKISSFKRQTNNLVSRSKVNGNYVTSIMALQEALQEGYDEALLLDDEGNISEGSGENLFLIKNGEVFTPDLDASLDGITRKSIISLAEEDGLKVNIKKISLGEILQADELFFTGTAAEVVPIKSVDQSLIADGKRGRITTILQRKYFDQVRGKRTTFSEWLTPIS comes from the coding sequence ATGACTGATTTTGAAACTAAAGATGGATTCATATGGATGGATGGAGAATTTGTCGAATGGGCTGAAGCAAAAATACATGTTTTGACACATACTTTACATTATGGGCTTGGTGTTTTTGAAGGGGTAAGAGCTTATTTAACTGATGAAGGCACCAAAATATTCAGACTAGAAGACCATACCAACCGTTTATTTGAGTCTGCTCAAGCCGTTAACATGCAAATTCCCTTCTCGAAGAGTGAAATAAATAATGCCCAAAAAGAAATTTTCATTAAGAATAATCTCAAAGAAGGATACATTCGTCCGATGTGTTTTTATGGACCTCAAGGAATGGGCTTGAGAGCTGATAACTTGAAAACGCACTGCATCGTTGCTGCTTGGGAATGGCCAAGTTATATGTCTCCTGAGGCATTTGAAGAGGGTATAAAAATTAAAATTTCTTCTTTCAAAAGACAAACTAATAATCTTGTATCTAGATCAAAAGTAAATGGCAATTACGTTACATCAATTATGGCTTTACAGGAGGCTTTGCAAGAGGGTTATGACGAAGCTTTGCTTTTGGATGACGAAGGCAATATCTCTGAAGGATCTGGGGAAAACCTTTTCCTGATAAAAAATGGTGAAGTTTTTACCCCAGATTTAGATGCATCACTAGATGGAATCACCCGAAAGAGTATTATCAGCCTAGCCGAAGAAGATGGACTGAAAGTAAATATAAAAAAAATCTCTTTGGGAGAAATTCTTCAAGCAGATGAACTATTTTTTACTGGAACAGCTGCTGAAGTGGTTCCAATAAAATCGGTTGACCAAAGTCTTATCGCCGACGGTAAGAGAGGAAGAATTACCACTATTCTTCAACGAAAATATTTTGATCAAGTTCGCGGAAAAAGAACAACTTTTTCTGAATGGCTCACCCCAATAAGTTAA
- a CDS encoding class I SAM-dependent methyltransferase — protein MQTIQYKNFIFTPNQKLLDVGCGQGRHSFGAYMHTDIEVVGVDMGFQDVLKAKQNFNQFKEKNDSKSCNFFVTNAKNLPFKNNEFDHVVCSEVLEHIIDYESALKEIKRVLKPGGTFALSVPKYFPEWICWKLSKEYQNEPGGHVRIFKYKKLKEDVKSLGFEFKKRHWAHALHSPYWWMQCLFWNTKEKSFLIKSYHSFLVWDMTKNPLITKILEYFLQPFIGKSVVMYFENKEN, from the coding sequence ATGCAAACCATTCAATACAAAAATTTTATTTTTACACCAAATCAAAAGTTGCTTGATGTTGGGTGCGGTCAAGGTAGACATTCTTTCGGCGCCTATATGCATACAGACATAGAGGTGGTGGGAGTCGACATGGGTTTTCAGGATGTTTTAAAAGCGAAACAAAATTTTAACCAATTCAAGGAAAAAAATGATTCCAAGAGTTGTAATTTTTTTGTGACTAATGCTAAAAATTTGCCATTTAAAAACAACGAATTTGACCACGTTGTTTGTTCAGAGGTTCTTGAACACATCATTGACTACGAAAGTGCTCTTAAAGAAATTAAGAGAGTTCTTAAACCCGGAGGAACATTTGCCTTGAGTGTTCCAAAATATTTTCCAGAATGGATTTGTTGGAAATTAAGTAAGGAATATCAAAATGAACCAGGCGGCCACGTAAGAATTTTTAAATATAAAAAATTAAAAGAGGATGTTAAATCATTGGGTTTTGAATTTAAAAAAAGACATTGGGCTCATGCTTTGCACTCTCCGTACTGGTGGATGCAATGTTTATTTTGGAACACCAAAGAAAAGTCTTTTTTGATAAAGTCTTATCATTCGTTTTTGGTTTGGGACATGACCAAAAATCCCTTGATAACAAAAATTTTGGAGTATTTTCTCCAACCTTTTATCGGCAAAAGCGTCGTAATGTATTTTGAAAATAAAGAGAATTAA